In the genome of Flexistipes sinusarabici DSM 4947, one region contains:
- a CDS encoding IS5 family transposase, which yields MYYLLKTKGVVMEKYIEPTVLDSMLDFKANDSTYLDKINSLIDWKKVKSILDKKYRWTKNTSGSRAYSPLLLFKILLVQSWEKLSDPQAEFALKDRLSVIRFVGVSVSGEVPDHSTISRFRSRLLELEIFDELFSEINRQLSELNLIVKSRKEAIIDATLVESSCRPRKVVNDIAEDRHEGDDDNDSSCGGSGGNNESNISYSKDTDASWLKKGNRAYYGYKQFFCVNSDGYILGEMVKSARESEVRNLAPLLQKLNLPKGTAIYADKGYSSESNRKDISGTYADMIMYKAARNKPLTGFQKFHNKAVSKVRYVVEQAIGLIKLHFGYTRSRFIGIDKVRLELSIHCMAYNLRKGALRMI from the coding sequence ATGTATTATTTATTAAAGACAAAAGGAGTTGTTATGGAAAAGTACATAGAACCCACAGTATTAGATTCAATGTTAGACTTTAAAGCTAATGATTCGACTTATCTTGATAAGATAAATTCACTTATAGACTGGAAGAAAGTAAAATCAATCCTTGATAAGAAATACAGATGGACTAAGAACACATCTGGCAGCAGAGCTTATTCACCGTTACTTTTGTTTAAAATACTTTTAGTACAGTCGTGGGAAAAGCTGAGTGACCCTCAGGCTGAATTTGCCTTAAAGGATCGGTTGTCAGTAATAAGATTTGTAGGAGTAAGTGTATCCGGAGAAGTTCCGGATCACAGTACCATCAGCAGGTTTCGGAGCAGATTACTTGAATTGGAGATATTTGACGAGTTATTTTCAGAGATAAACAGGCAGTTATCGGAATTAAATTTAATAGTGAAAAGCAGGAAGGAAGCGATAATAGATGCGACATTGGTAGAGTCCTCGTGCCGTCCCCGTAAAGTAGTAAATGATATTGCAGAAGATCGGCATGAAGGAGATGATGACAATGATAGTTCCTGTGGTGGTTCCGGAGGGAATAATGAAAGCAACATAAGTTATTCGAAGGACACTGATGCGAGTTGGTTAAAGAAGGGTAATAGAGCGTATTATGGCTACAAACAATTTTTCTGTGTAAATTCGGACGGTTATATATTGGGAGAAATGGTAAAGAGTGCCAGAGAGAGTGAGGTGCGGAATTTGGCACCTTTATTACAAAAGCTTAATTTGCCTAAGGGAACGGCAATATATGCAGATAAAGGCTACAGCAGTGAATCTAACCGCAAAGACATATCAGGAACCTATGCAGATATGATAATGTATAAGGCAGCGCGGAATAAGCCACTTACAGGATTTCAGAAATTTCATAACAAGGCAGTAAGCAAGGTTCGTTATGTCGTTGAGCAGGCAATTGGATTGATTAAGCTTCATTTTGGTTATACTCGTAGCCGATTTATAGGTATTGATAAGGTTAGGCTGGAATTGTCTATACATTGTATGGCATATAATCTGAGAAAGGGTGCTTTAAGAATGATTTGA
- a CDS encoding IS1380-like element ISFsi1 family transposase has protein sequence MSKLNYKLERSNDKITPFGGISLLIPLLDKMGIRDFLDKELDHPGSNRGKPPSSKIIPVILSMICGGRSFSDIDKLSFDKVLSYISGIEDIPDSSSISRYFSKTESMLDEVAVNKTISKLGSLNYKIVKDALKRENLFSVTLDQDATYAKVYKRDAKYCYKKFKAYSSMTCFIGESGYCIDEEFREGNVSAQVGILEQLQRVHKYLESCGIEVSNVRNDSAGYQSKVLNYCFDNDLTFFIGGDLDSSVRKGINHIPSDSWKRYRNRYGDESDNEEIAEFIHCMENTKESFRIIVVRKKIESDNPTVPELLGDKYEYRVIATNSKLDAEKVVHFYNLRGVCEYNIKEAKYGFNLKSFPSGNLAGNGLWFKTGILAYNLIMYLKRIIMGGVYKNKEMGSIRYQVISIAGKLVSHGGNKLKLCCSVDMFKKMEQWRTECLTL, from the coding sequence ATGAGCAAACTAAACTACAAATTAGAAAGAAGCAATGATAAAATTACCCCATTTGGTGGAATATCTTTGTTAATCCCACTGTTAGATAAGATGGGCATCCGAGATTTCCTTGATAAAGAACTTGATCATCCAGGCTCTAACAGAGGCAAACCGCCATCTTCTAAAATAATTCCTGTTATTCTATCGATGATATGCGGTGGCAGGAGTTTCAGTGATATCGACAAACTTTCTTTTGATAAGGTTTTAAGCTATATCAGCGGTATTGAAGATATCCCGGATAGTTCCAGCATCAGTAGGTATTTTTCAAAAACAGAAAGCATGTTGGATGAAGTAGCAGTTAATAAAACAATCAGCAAACTGGGCAGTCTCAACTATAAAATAGTGAAAGATGCTTTAAAAAGAGAAAATTTATTTTCAGTTACTCTGGATCAGGACGCCACTTATGCAAAGGTGTATAAAAGGGATGCCAAGTATTGTTATAAGAAATTTAAAGCATACAGTTCTATGACGTGTTTTATAGGAGAGAGCGGTTATTGTATAGACGAGGAATTTCGGGAAGGCAATGTAAGTGCCCAGGTTGGCATACTTGAACAGCTTCAGAGAGTCCATAAATATCTTGAATCTTGTGGTATAGAAGTATCCAATGTTCGTAATGATTCTGCCGGTTACCAATCTAAAGTATTGAATTACTGTTTTGATAACGATTTAACGTTTTTTATAGGAGGTGACCTTGATAGTTCAGTTCGTAAAGGAATAAATCATATACCATCTGATTCATGGAAAAGATATAGAAATAGGTATGGAGATGAAAGCGATAATGAGGAAATAGCAGAGTTTATTCACTGTATGGAAAACACTAAGGAGAGTTTCCGTATAATAGTTGTTCGTAAGAAAATTGAGTCAGACAACCCCACAGTTCCGGAGCTTCTTGGTGATAAATATGAATATCGTGTTATTGCAACTAATTCAAAACTGGATGCAGAAAAGGTGGTACATTTTTATAATTTGCGCGGTGTTTGTGAATACAATATAAAAGAAGCAAAGTATGGTTTTAATTTAAAAAGCTTTCCTTCGGGTAATCTTGCGGGTAACGGCTTATGGTTTAAGACAGGAATACTGGCATATAATCTGATTATGTACCTCAAACGAATCATAATGGGAGGTGTCTATAAAAATAAAGAGATGGGTAGTATACGTTATCAGGTCATATCTATAGCGGGGAAACTTGTGTCCCACGGCGGTAATAAACTGAAGTTGTGCTGCAGTGTGGATATGTTCAAAAAAATGGAACAGTGGAGGACAGAATGTTTAACGTTGTGA
- a CDS encoding PAS domain S-box protein translates to MRNKFFLLVLFVAILFISGCFRESKLTPEERAYLEKKETITFVSQNRYPPFEYVNNYGQITGMSIELARWMGIEYNFQPRFLHTTFANAKEMVLSGEADVITTFFYSRKRDKKYEFTDVIFRVPASIFVKDNNSTIQGSEDLNGATLAIQRGDYALDFLASKNINYNILYTDNFEEAANKVLTGEADATVADEQIVIHYLKDNNLLNEIKIVGDPLYVGKDCMAVAEGNEILVSILSKAVRRAKETGVLKKIEHKWMGTKLTPAYVKYIPYLILFLLILVGLVITVWYWNISLKKQVYLKTMDLRKREKNLLDILRAARDVAIIKAELVNDLWKIVIFNKGASRLFGYESEEIVGKSILKLFSEAEKEGIQDLINQIISENSEIKHDGIKGEMDFRKKGGENFPVLFTINPVYDNKGVVNSIILVATDITKRKKAEKAIAESAERMDALINASPDFICFKDEKGRWLIANDAALELFSLKDVDYYKKTDAELAELVGHCYKDAFINCLKTDEEAWKSGNIYRSEERIVSPDGIENVFDMFKVPIFNENGERKNLVILGRDITELKRYEKEILEEREYLSVTLRSIGDAVISTDVNGKIVVINRVAEELTGYSRDEAVGRDIDSVFNIVNMKTGRSLESPYQRVLQSGKNITLENDILLISKNGDQRIISDSGSPIFDNEKNIIGFVIVFRDVTENQMMQQELLKMEKLKSVGILAGGIAHDFNNILTAISSNISLARIIKDEKKAEKIYEKVDNSIERAKKLTNQLLTFSKGGSPVKKMTQIKDIIKDTVDFTLAGSNVKVVYDFEPDTPPLYVDSNQISQVFQNLAVNAKDAMENGGKLIIQVEKADIVDDKKLNPGEYLKIRFIDEGRGISPETQQKVFDPFFTTKAGGSGLGLATSYSIITKHGGTIELDSKEGEGSVFTVYLPVNRDIGDMQDIDNNPINREKYEIEERDAFKGKRIFILDDEVPILESSRIYLEMIGFEVTTAASENEVYEKFHKNIFDIAILDLTIPGSRSGEQILQDIKEIDEKVKTVVTSGYSENDVMKNYKDYGFDECILKPFDFSKLENILQSLLNG, encoded by the coding sequence GTGCGAAATAAATTTTTTCTTTTAGTTCTGTTTGTGGCGATTTTGTTTATAAGCGGATGCTTTCGTGAGAGCAAACTTACCCCTGAGGAAAGGGCATATCTTGAGAAAAAAGAGACAATTACGTTTGTAAGTCAGAACAGATACCCGCCATTTGAATACGTAAACAATTATGGTCAGATAACCGGCATGAGCATTGAGCTGGCACGTTGGATGGGGATTGAATACAATTTTCAGCCCCGTTTTCTACACACAACTTTCGCAAACGCTAAGGAAATGGTTTTGTCAGGTGAGGCTGATGTTATAACCACATTCTTTTATTCCCGTAAAAGGGATAAAAAATATGAATTCACTGACGTTATATTCCGGGTTCCGGCTTCCATCTTTGTAAAAGATAACAATTCAACAATTCAGGGAAGCGAGGATTTAAACGGGGCAACTCTGGCAATTCAGAGGGGTGATTACGCCCTGGATTTTCTGGCAAGCAAAAACATCAACTATAATATCCTGTATACTGATAATTTTGAAGAGGCGGCAAATAAGGTCTTAACAGGGGAAGCTGATGCAACTGTGGCTGACGAGCAGATAGTAATTCACTATCTGAAAGACAACAATCTGCTTAATGAAATTAAAATAGTGGGTGATCCTCTTTATGTGGGCAAAGACTGCATGGCTGTTGCCGAAGGCAATGAAATCCTTGTTTCCATACTCAGTAAAGCGGTTAGAAGAGCTAAAGAGACAGGGGTGTTGAAAAAAATTGAGCACAAATGGATGGGAACAAAGCTGACTCCTGCTTATGTCAAATATATCCCCTATCTTATTTTATTTCTTTTGATACTTGTTGGACTGGTTATTACAGTTTGGTACTGGAATATAAGCCTGAAAAAGCAGGTTTATTTAAAAACAATGGATTTGAGAAAACGGGAAAAGAACCTGCTGGATATATTAAGAGCGGCAAGAGATGTTGCAATAATTAAAGCCGAGCTTGTAAATGACTTATGGAAAATTGTTATTTTTAACAAAGGAGCTTCCAGGCTTTTTGGGTATGAATCGGAAGAAATCGTTGGAAAGTCGATATTAAAGCTGTTTTCGGAAGCAGAAAAAGAAGGTATTCAAGATCTGATTAATCAGATAATTTCGGAAAATTCTGAAATAAAACACGACGGAATAAAGGGAGAGATGGATTTCAGGAAAAAGGGCGGGGAAAATTTCCCTGTTTTATTTACTATCAATCCCGTTTACGACAATAAGGGGGTTGTCAATTCGATAATTCTCGTGGCAACGGATATTACCAAACGGAAAAAAGCGGAAAAAGCCATTGCCGAAAGTGCAGAGCGTATGGATGCGCTGATAAACGCTTCGCCGGATTTTATCTGTTTTAAAGATGAAAAAGGGCGCTGGCTTATTGCAAACGACGCTGCACTTGAATTATTTTCTCTTAAAGATGTTGATTATTATAAAAAGACAGATGCCGAGTTGGCCGAATTAGTGGGTCACTGCTACAAAGATGCTTTTATAAATTGTCTGAAAACGGATGAAGAAGCATGGAAGAGTGGGAATATATACAGGTCTGAGGAGCGTATTGTTTCCCCGGATGGTATCGAAAATGTATTCGATATGTTTAAAGTTCCTATTTTTAACGAAAATGGGGAGAGAAAAAATTTGGTTATTCTCGGCAGAGATATTACGGAACTCAAACGGTATGAGAAAGAAATTCTGGAAGAAAGGGAGTATTTAAGTGTAACCCTCCGCTCAATCGGGGATGCCGTGATTTCAACTGATGTGAATGGAAAAATTGTGGTTATAAACAGAGTGGCGGAGGAGTTGACAGGATATTCAAGGGATGAAGCTGTAGGCAGGGATATAGACAGTGTATTTAATATTGTTAACATGAAAACGGGAAGAAGTCTCGAAAGCCCATATCAAAGGGTTTTGCAAAGCGGCAAAAATATCACACTGGAAAATGATATTCTGCTTATCTCTAAAAACGGAGACCAACGTATTATATCTGACAGCGGATCCCCAATTTTTGACAACGAAAAAAATATAATCGGTTTTGTTATTGTCTTCAGAGATGTTACTGAAAACCAGATGATGCAGCAGGAACTGCTTAAAATGGAAAAACTTAAATCTGTGGGTATATTGGCCGGAGGAATAGCTCACGACTTTAATAATATTCTAACGGCTATAAGTTCAAATATTTCTCTTGCCAGAATAATAAAGGACGAGAAGAAAGCTGAGAAAATATATGAAAAGGTTGATAATTCTATTGAGCGGGCTAAAAAACTGACAAATCAACTTCTGACATTCTCCAAGGGGGGCTCTCCTGTCAAGAAAATGACCCAGATAAAAGATATTATAAAGGATACTGTTGATTTTACTTTGGCTGGTTCGAACGTAAAAGTTGTTTACGATTTTGAACCGGATACGCCGCCGTTATATGTTGACAGCAACCAGATTAGTCAGGTGTTTCAAAATTTGGCCGTTAATGCCAAGGATGCCATGGAAAACGGGGGCAAGCTTATAATACAGGTGGAAAAGGCTGATATTGTCGATGATAAAAAATTGAATCCCGGTGAATATCTGAAGATTAGGTTTATTGATGAAGGCAGAGGTATATCCCCGGAAACACAGCAGAAGGTTTTTGACCCTTTTTTTACTACGAAAGCAGGCGGTTCAGGTTTGGGTCTTGCAACATCCTATTCGATAATTACAAAGCACGGCGGTACGATTGAATTGGATTCAAAAGAGGGAGAAGGATCTGTCTTTACAGTGTATCTGCCTGTAAACAGAGATATCGGCGATATGCAGGATATTGATAATAATCCCATAAACAGAGAAAAATACGAAATTGAAGAAAGAGATGCCTTTAAAGGTAAAAGAATTTTTATACTGGATGACGAGGTGCCTATATTGGAGAGTTCGCGTATTTATCTGGAAATGATTGGATTTGAGGTGACAACAGCTGCAAGTGAGAATGAAGTTTATGAGAAATTCCATAAAAATATCTTTGATATTGCAATTCTTGATCTTACCATTCCGGGCTCAAGAAGCGGTGAGCAGATTCTCCAGGATATCAAGGAAATTGACGAAAAAGTCAAAACAGTTGTTACAAGCGGATATTCGGAAAATGATGTAATGAAAAATTATAAGGATTACGGTTTTGATGAGTGTATTTTGAAACCTTTTGATTTTTCGAAGCTTGAAAATATCTTGCAGTCGCTTTTGAATGGGTGA
- a CDS encoding ABC transporter permease subunit — translation MIGLIAVQTLKNSVKDKIFWLIVSLIVVFAVVPFFSSFSMRQVQEVSITMSLTLNSTILLFLAVFGGVATVWRDIERKYVYTVLGNPVSRTSFIIGRFAGFAVIMLILMLLNIVFSFIVINISAAMYESALPILWGNILTAFCFQYLKYLLVMAFGFLFSSFSTSFFVPFFATVAVYIAGNASQGIYEYVLQKAAADYSAFFEIVVKGVYYILPNFSGLDFVANATYALDIALTDVIFSFCYFLIYFTLIFSLTLIIFNKRDFT, via the coding sequence ATGATTGGTCTGATAGCCGTACAAACATTGAAGAACAGTGTTAAAGATAAAATTTTCTGGCTCATCGTTTCATTGATTGTGGTGTTTGCAGTTGTGCCTTTTTTCAGTTCTTTCTCCATGAGACAGGTTCAGGAGGTTTCCATAACTATGTCTCTGACGCTGAATTCCACGATTTTGCTTTTTTTGGCTGTTTTCGGAGGTGTTGCGACTGTCTGGCGGGATATAGAACGTAAATATGTCTACACTGTCCTCGGCAATCCTGTGAGCAGGACAAGTTTTATTATCGGAAGGTTTGCAGGCTTTGCTGTTATAATGCTGATTCTGATGCTTTTGAATATTGTGTTTTCATTTATAGTTATTAATATATCTGCAGCTATGTATGAATCAGCTCTGCCCATTTTGTGGGGTAATATTCTGACAGCATTCTGTTTCCAATATCTCAAATATTTGCTGGTGATGGCTTTCGGTTTTCTTTTTTCATCATTCTCCACATCATTTTTTGTACCCTTTTTTGCAACCGTTGCTGTCTATATCGCAGGCAATGCATCTCAGGGAATTTATGAATACGTTTTGCAGAAGGCTGCAGCGGACTATTCAGCTTTTTTTGAAATTGTTGTAAAGGGTGTTTACTATATCCTTCCGAATTTCTCCGGGCTGGATTTTGTTGCCAATGCTACTTATGCGCTGGATATAGCTTTAACGGATGTGATATTTTCGTTCTGTTATTTTTTAATCTATTTCACTCTGATTTTTTCCCTGACTCTGATAATTTTTAATAAACGGGATTTTACTTAA
- a CDS encoding ABC transporter ATP-binding protein codes for MKAVECDNIFKQFKYKGEKIQALNGLDLHIEEGEMYGFLGPNGAGKSTTIKILMDFIRADKGSTKIFGIDSKGVKSRAKIGFLPENPVFMDNLTGREILRFAGKSHGIDSYEINKKSKELLKRVELTEASDRAVRKYSKGMIQRIGFAAAIIHAPELLILDEPMSGLDPLGRVLFKDMLKELNEKGTTIFFSSHIIPDIEDICTKIGIIKNGRMYNEIDDTELKYYSTESFRIIYRDEGVLPAEFKDDAVKVSEELSSVNVSKSRLDLVLSKMKEENFDIVDIQPQKKDLEDLFVEISEK; via the coding sequence ATGAAGGCAGTTGAATGTGATAATATCTTTAAACAGTTTAAATATAAGGGAGAAAAAATTCAGGCTTTGAACGGTTTGGATTTACATATTGAAGAAGGGGAGATGTACGGTTTTTTGGGGCCTAATGGTGCTGGTAAAAGTACAACTATTAAAATTCTAATGGATTTTATAAGAGCAGATAAAGGAAGTACTAAAATTTTTGGTATAGATTCCAAAGGTGTAAAATCCAGAGCTAAAATCGGTTTTTTACCCGAAAACCCCGTTTTTATGGACAATCTGACCGGCCGGGAAATTTTACGATTTGCCGGAAAATCCCATGGTATTGACAGTTACGAAATCAATAAAAAAAGCAAAGAGCTTTTGAAAAGGGTTGAGTTGACAGAAGCTTCTGACAGAGCCGTAAGAAAATACAGTAAGGGTATGATTCAGCGAATAGGTTTTGCAGCAGCAATAATACATGCTCCTGAGCTTCTAATATTGGATGAACCGATGAGCGGACTGGATCCTCTGGGCAGAGTATTGTTTAAAGATATGTTAAAAGAGCTTAATGAGAAAGGTACAACCATCTTCTTCAGCTCACACATTATCCCTGATATTGAAGATATTTGTACAAAAATCGGTATTATAAAAAACGGCAGGATGTATAACGAAATAGATGATACGGAGCTTAAATATTACAGTACCGAAAGTTTCAGAATTATTTACAGAGATGAAGGAGTTTTGCCTGCTGAGTTTAAGGATGATGCCGTTAAGGTTAGCGAGGAGCTGAGCAGCGTTAATGTATCGAAATCCCGCCTTGACCTGGTTTTATCGAAAATGAAAGAAGAGAATTTTGATATTGTTGACATCCAGCCGCAGAAAAAGGACTTGGAAGATCTGTTTGTGGAAATTTCCGAAAAGTGA
- a CDS encoding dephospho-CoA kinase: MNIAISGKQCAGKSTLAEIISKHNGAKLCKVIDKIYQINKLLGVPRNRGFMQDLGESIRKYFGEDYFVKDLASRVKQSGCSFVTDDMRKQIEFDTLKSAGFTTIYVDADEGIRRKRAEKLGLDFREDHPAEKEIEQLRNQCDFVIENNGTLDELENKIVNILKLQNKTLKDC; the protein is encoded by the coding sequence ATGAATATTGCCATTTCAGGAAAGCAGTGTGCAGGAAAATCAACACTGGCGGAAATAATATCAAAGCATAACGGAGCTAAGCTCTGTAAAGTAATAGACAAGATTTATCAAATAAATAAGTTGTTGGGCGTTCCAAGGAACCGCGGATTCATGCAGGATCTGGGGGAATCGATAAGAAAATATTTCGGTGAAGATTACTTTGTAAAAGATTTGGCATCGAGGGTGAAGCAAAGCGGCTGCTCTTTTGTAACGGATGACATGCGCAAACAGATTGAATTTGATACTTTAAAATCTGCCGGCTTTACAACCATCTATGTTGATGCCGATGAAGGTATCAGAAGGAAAAGAGCCGAAAAACTTGGACTGGATTTCAGAGAAGACCACCCGGCAGAAAAAGAAATCGAACAATTGAGAAATCAATGTGATTTTGTTATAGAAAATAACGGCACTCTGGATGAACTTGAAAATAAAATTGTCAATATTTTAAAGCTGCAAAATAAGACTCTAAAAGACTGTTGA
- a CDS encoding nitroreductase family protein codes for MQLLEGIFKRRSIRSFIKDKPVETEKIETLLKAAMSAPSAGNQQPWHFIVIDERKILDEIPEIHPYAGMSTSAPLAILVCGDVSLEKHKGFWVQDCAASIENMLLATQEIDLEAVWCGIYPNESRAEAFKEKFNLPKSVYPLGLVVIGYSDKSGFKVDRYRKDRIHSNRW; via the coding sequence ATGCAGCTGCTTGAAGGAATTTTTAAAAGACGAAGTATAAGAAGTTTTATTAAAGACAAACCTGTGGAAACCGAAAAGATAGAAACACTGTTGAAAGCCGCAATGAGCGCTCCTTCAGCAGGTAACCAGCAGCCGTGGCACTTTATAGTAATCGATGAAAGAAAAATCCTGGATGAAATCCCTGAAATACACCCTTACGCCGGCATGAGCACCTCGGCCCCGCTTGCAATACTGGTGTGCGGTGATGTTTCTCTTGAAAAGCATAAAGGTTTTTGGGTTCAGGATTGTGCCGCATCAATTGAAAATATGCTTCTTGCAACCCAGGAAATAGACCTGGAAGCTGTTTGGTGTGGAATTTATCCAAATGAATCGCGGGCGGAAGCTTTTAAAGAAAAATTTAATCTGCCGAAAAGTGTGTATCCGCTTGGCCTGGTAGTAATCGGATACTCTGATAAATCAGGTTTTAAAGTGGACAGATACAGAAAAGACAGAATACACAGCAACAGGTGGTAA
- a CDS encoding MFS transporter — MLVKKFDYSVTTVSALFVLNNLINFFISPQIGKAVNRFGERKVLSLEYGSLIVIFLVYAFSESKVLVGIMYILDHIFFNFALAIRTFFQKMADPGDIAPSMAVGFTINHIAAVILPVFGGILWIYNYKIPFIMGSALSLISFVFVQMIDREVVK, encoded by the coding sequence TTGCTTGTTAAAAAGTTTGACTACAGTGTAACTACTGTTTCCGCCCTTTTTGTACTTAATAATCTGATAAACTTTTTTATAAGCCCGCAAATCGGCAAAGCAGTAAACCGTTTCGGTGAAAGAAAAGTGCTTTCTCTGGAGTACGGCAGCCTTATTGTAATTTTTCTCGTTTATGCGTTCTCAGAAAGTAAAGTTCTGGTGGGTATCATGTATATACTGGATCACATATTTTTCAATTTTGCACTGGCAATCAGGACGTTTTTCCAAAAAATGGCCGACCCCGGTGACATTGCACCGAGTATGGCTGTCGGATTTACAATAAATCATATCGCTGCCGTTATCCTGCCCGTATTCGGCGGGATACTTTGGATATACAATTATAAAATTCCGTTTATAATGGGAAGCGCTCTCAGCCTTATCTCATTCGTCTTTGTGCAGATGATAGACAGAGAAGTGGTAAAATAA
- a CDS encoding YitT family protein encodes MLRLRSFIELYGLPRIINNQIWIAAGSIIAALGYALFQVPFNIVAGGIGGIGIIINHFTGLPVGVLYFVLNIPLLVVGFRHLGRWQFLFSTLSSVIVFSVFADYFGYILPVTLEKFPITNDLLLNALYGGIIFGIGSGIIFRFGGTIGGTSIIGRIINNKTGFPLSQSYFFADGLIILTAGFVFGWELAMLALITLFFVGFANDFVMEGVSQARTVTIITNKPNELKHEMMHKLRRGISQWDVTGGYSDKEFTMIFCTVSRSQVQEVKTIVAEVNPEAFLVIGVAQQARNGHGFKLLKGKKKSEKKINVEETAEESG; translated from the coding sequence ATGTTAAGACTCAGAAGCTTTATAGAGCTTTATGGACTTCCCAGGATTATTAATAACCAAATCTGGATTGCAGCGGGTTCGATAATTGCAGCATTGGGTTATGCGTTGTTCCAGGTACCGTTTAATATCGTGGCAGGCGGCATAGGCGGCATAGGTATTATCATTAATCACTTCACCGGTCTTCCGGTGGGGGTTTTGTATTTTGTTCTTAACATACCTTTACTTGTAGTGGGTTTTCGCCATCTGGGGAGGTGGCAGTTTTTATTTTCTACACTTTCATCTGTTATAGTTTTTTCTGTTTTTGCGGATTACTTTGGTTATATACTTCCCGTTACGCTTGAGAAATTTCCCATAACCAATGATCTTCTTCTTAACGCACTTTATGGCGGGATTATTTTTGGTATTGGATCAGGTATAATTTTTCGTTTCGGCGGGACAATAGGCGGTACGAGCATAATCGGCAGGATTATCAATAACAAAACGGGTTTTCCGCTGAGTCAATCCTATTTTTTCGCTGACGGGTTGATAATATTGACCGCCGGGTTTGTTTTCGGCTGGGAGCTTGCTATGCTTGCTCTGATAACATTGTTTTTTGTAGGATTTGCCAATGATTTTGTTATGGAAGGGGTGAGCCAGGCAAGGACTGTTACCATTATTACTAATAAACCCAATGAACTAAAACATGAAATGATGCATAAACTGCGCAGAGGTATCAGCCAATGGGATGTGACAGGAGGGTATTCCGATAAAGAGTTTACTATGATTTTTTGCACGGTGAGCAGGTCTCAGGTTCAGGAAGTGAAAACAATAGTTGCTGAAGTGAATCCAGAAGCTTTTCTGGTAATCGGAGTTGCGCAGCAGGCGCGAAACGGGCACGGTTTTAAATTGCTGAAAGGCAAAAAGAAGAGTGAGAAGAAAATAAATGTTGAAGAAACAGCCGAAGAGTCTGGGTAA
- a CDS encoding GSU3529 family protein gives MLADKLKESLQYSQDNLEFTNFLAREIEIIMEEPELMESKKELIESLIFQLSDYDPYAEAGCCKDATSPEDIKKTINSILYK, from the coding sequence ATGTTAGCTGATAAACTGAAAGAATCTCTTCAATATTCTCAAGATAATCTGGAATTCACCAATTTTCTGGCAAGAGAAATTGAAATAATTATGGAAGAACCTGAACTGATGGAGTCCAAAAAGGAGTTGATCGAATCACTTATATTCCAGTTGTCCGACTACGACCCATATGCTGAGGCAGGGTGCTGCAAAGATGCTACTTCACCTGAGGACATTAAAAAAACGATTAACAGTATACTTTATAAATAG